TATTCTCTTGAAAGGTTCAATATTAAAGGTAATTGGAAATTTCTTAATTTTTATCTTTGGAGACCTCTTAGAAAATCTTGGCAAAAATGTTCTCTTGATATTATTTTTTCTTTCGTTAAATCTAATAATTTTATTACTCTTAAAAATAAAATTTCTATCACTTACAGAAAATATCTTAATAGATTTTATGTTAATTCTAATAATATTTAAAATATCTTAGTCTATATCTTGCAAAAACAATTATCGCTAAATATAGAATTACTTTTTTGATTCTAAAAACATTACATTTTGGTATCAAAAACCAGATAATATTTTATTACTCTTCCTTTAAAAGATTTCTTTGGACGTTTAATTTCTCATATTACTCCTAAACACTTTAAAATGATTAGAAAATATGATATTTATTCTAAAAATAATAAAACCAAAAAAATTAAAATTCTTAGATTTAATTTCTTTAGAAAAAACTTTTTTAAGTAGAAAGGATATATAAAAATTTCAAACAGAATCTACTCTCTTATTATAAGTATTGAACTTCTATGATTTTAATAGGATTTTATACTCCTAAATATGGTTTTCACTATGTTTTTCCTTTATCATTTAGTGCTTAATAACTTTCATAAATATAACCCTAACTTATGTTTTTTATAATTTAAAAATCTCTATATTTTATGTTATACTACATTTTTTTTTATAAATTTTATCTTTCTTTTTATGCTCTTTTTAATAAATTTTTTGATTAAAAAATATAATTTCTTAAATAATAAAAAAGCACGATTTACATCGTGCTTTTCTATCATTTTTACATTATAAACTTTCTGCAAAAGCTTGTAATGAAGTTCTAGCTTGTCCAAAGTCGACCATTTGTTGATCAAATCCAAATTTAATATGAGGTAATCCAGCTTCATTAAGAGCTTTTCTTAATGATGGATATTCCATTTCTTCTGGGTCACAGAATTGCATCATTACAACTACAACTCCATCAGCTCCAGCTTCTTTTGCTTCTCTTGCCACATATTTTGGACGTTCTTCAATTAATGGATCATAAAGAATTGTATCATTATCTTGATTAGCAAATTGCACCGCTAATGCCCTAATTGGATCTTCTATATCCATTGGAACATCTGTTCTAATTGCTCTTGATTCTTGAGCTACATCATCAGCAACTATTGCTATTTTATATTCATCAAATAATCCTAATAATGTAGGGTTATCCATAATAATTCCTGATGTTAAAACTTTTACTCCATTCCATTTAACTTCTGGTAATTTTGCTAGTTCAGCATTTAATTCCTTTAACATTGCTGTATGTTCATCTTTTAACATAAAGAAAGCACTTTTTAATACAGCAGATCTATTTACTGCAGATACAGCTTCTGGATGTTTTCCAGCTAATTTTACAAATTCTCTTCTTACTGCTCTACTTTCATTATAAACTTTAAATGCTTCATACATTTTATCATTTTCTATTTTATGACCTGCTATTTCTTCTAATTGTCCTTTTAATCTTCCAAACTCATTCATTGTATATTTGATTCCATATTCTGGTTTTCTATTTTGTGGATGAGCTAAAAACATAAATGGTAATTGAGGAATAGCTACTTTAAAGTTTTGAGTTAATGGACGTAAAGTATCACACATAGATGATAAAATTACTCCTGATAACCCATCTAATTTTCCTTCTAAAGCCATTTCTAAACTCATTTGCGCTATTGTACAATAGAAAGAAGCAAAATATTCTTTGGCTCTACTAATAGTTCCATGTGTCCCCCAAACACCAAATGGTACCATTCCAGCAGCATATACTATTTCTTCAGGAACATAATAAGGAAAACATCCTATTATTTTTTTACCTTCAGTTTTATATTTAGCCATTTGTTTTTCTGGATGATATGCTACCTCTTTAAAACTATTTAATAATTCCTCAATTCTAGTCATTATTTGTCTCCTCCCTCTTTAGCTAATCTTTTAGCTTTATTTGCTTCCATTACTTCAAATAATCCTTCTACACGAGTTCTGTATTGTTCATCAGAGAAGTTTCTAGGGTCTGCTTGGTCCCCATCAAATCCTGCAACAGCAACTCCTAAATCTTTACGGAATCTTCTTTCCATTTCAGGCATATATCCACTCCATGGTTTACAACTTCTGTTATAGTGAACTAATATTCCATCAACATGATTTTCCTTACATAGAGTTTCTCTCCATTCAACACCTTTTTCTAAGCAAACTGAGTTTGGTGCAACACAATAAGCTCTCATTAATTCATCCATATTGTTATACACAAATCCAAATGCTGGTGCATAAACAACTGCTGTAGTATTTATTCCTTTTTCTTTTAATGGAGCAAATAATTTTTGTAATTGAGGCCAACATGGAATTCCTTCAAACATAATTCTATAGTTTTCGTCATATTTCCATGTTGATTTTCCAGTTTTTACATTTTCTTCTAATTCTGCTGCTAAAGCTTCAAAAGCTTCTGCTGTAGATTTTTTAGCACGTGCAGTTACTATATCTGCCATATGGTTAAATAAGTCAAATCCTGCAAATGGAGCTGGTTTATATTGTAAATAAGAACATACTTTTAACCATGCTTTTGCTGAACGATTTGCATTTTCACAAGCTTCTTCAAATTTCTTCATATCCATTTTACGACCAGCTATTTTTTCAAGTTTTTCAATAGCTTCATCAAATTGTCCTCTTAAATAATCTACTTGTGCTTGACTTACTTCTCTAGTATTACTGTATGGAACATCAATCATAATTAATGGAATATTATGCATTCTTGCTAAGTTTTCATACCATTTAGTCATACAGTTACAAATATTATTACAACACAATACAAAATCTGGTTGAGGCATTGGTTTTTCTTCTGCTTCATATCCTGCTGCATAAGCTAAATTTATTCTTGCATAAGCACAAATATCATTATCAAATCCCATAGCTTCTGCATGTTCACACATTCTTTCTCCACCATGTTTTGCTCCGATTGCTGCTGCTTGGTTTTCTGGATAAACTAATTTTAATCCTAAAGCTTCACATATTTCTGATGGGAATTTAGAAGATGACCACCCTACAGGTTCTCCTTTTTTCTTAGCTTCCCATGCTGCTTGATATACTTCTCTTTCTACTAGTTCTCTAAGTACAACCTTAGCTGGTTTTTTTTCTTCTACTGGCTTATTTACTTCGCTCATTCTATTCACTCCTTTGTATTTTTTGATATGCAAATAATGCTGCTCCGATTGCTCCTGTATATTGAGTTAATGGAGATGTTTTTACTTCTTTACCTAATTCTTCAGACATAGCTTTTACTACACCACCATTTAAAGCAACACCACCTGTCATAACCAAATCGTCTTCTAACCCTACTCTTTTTGCTAATCCTCCAACTCTTCCTGCTACAGAACGATGAATTCCTCTTATTATATCTCTTTTATCTGTTCCTTTAGCTAATTGTGATATAACTTCTGACTCAGCAAATACTGTACAAGTTGAGCTTATACTTACATCTTTTGTTGATTCTGCAGATAAAGTTTGTAAGTCACTAACTTTAACTTCTAGAACTTTTGCCATTACATCTAAAAATCTTCCTGTTCCAGCAGCACACTTATCATTCATTACAAAATTTATTAATATTCCATTGGGACCAACTTTTAAAACTTTAGCATCTTGTCCCCCAATATCAATTACTGTTCTTACATTTGGAAACAGATAATTAGCACCTTTAGCATGACAGCTCAATTCACTCATTTGATAGTCTGCCCATTCTAAAAGAGAATTACGCCCATATCCTGTAGCTAAAACACAATCAATGTCTTCTCTTTTTAAACCAACTTTTTTAGTTACTTCTTCGATAACTCTTCCTGGTCCACTTGTACCTGCTCCTACATTAATAACGGCTTTACTGATTATTTCTTTTCCATCTTTAAGTATTACACTTTTTGATGCAGTAGAACCTATATCAATTCCCATTGTGTACATTAACTTCCTCCGTTTCCTTTTTTAAAACTTATATTTTTTATTAAAACAATACAACAGTATTTCATCTAATAAAGATGAAATACTGTTAAATATTAATTTAATTTTTTATTTTTTTGTATAGTTATCAAAATCACGTGTAGCTCTTGGTAATAACATTTGATGGAATGCACAAATAGCTTTTGGATTTTGATATGCTGCTTCAACAAAAGCTTCAATATATGGACGAATCATTGTCATATCTACTATTTCATCAACCATTCCTGCTACTGCACAAGCTTTTGGTCTTGATTCTGCTGTAAATTTATCTATTAAAGCATTCATCTTATCTATTGTAGGTTGTAAATCTTTACCAGCTTTTTTATCTTTAGCTAATTTTCTTGAATACATAGCTATAGAAGCTGTTTCTCCATTCATTACATACATTTCTGTAGCTGCAGTTCCTACTGTAAATACGTTAGTATTGTTTCCTTGTGGCCCTCCTAATACATAGTGAGCTGCTGCACTTCCTTTTCTTAATGTAACTTCAAATTGAGGTACATTAGAATTTTCAATCGAATAAATTAAAGATTGTCCTAATCCTAATAATTCAGCTTTTTCAGCATCATCACCTACATCTATTCCAGATGTATCTTGAATCCATACAATTGGTAATTTATCTCTTCCACAAAGAGTCACAAATTCATTCATTTTTATTAATCCTTGACGATATAATTTTCCTCCAATTCCTATTGAATTTTCTTTATACTCAGGATATTTCATTAATAAACCTTGAACGTTAGCAACAACACCTACTAATAATCCATTAACTTTAGCCATACCTGTTACTATTTCTGGTCCAAATCCTTTTTTGTATTCAGTAAATTCTGAATTATCAAATAGACGAGCTATAACTTCATATATATCGTAAGTTTTCTTTTGATTTATAGGAACTATTGAATATAAATCCTCTGCTGAATATTTAGGAGCTTTTGGAGTATCTACTCTAAAGAACTCTAAATCATATGTAGGTAACATATCTATATATTTTTTTATTCCTTCTATTACTCCTAATTCTTCTTGGTAAACTTCTCTCATAAATCCAGTTTCATTAAAATGAATTGATACTGAACCTGGTGGATTTTGTTTTCCTGCTTTTGTAGTAGCTTCAGCTATTTGTTCAGCTGATTCCATATCAATAAATCCTTTTGGATTCATCCCTCCTACAATCCCTGCTCCTCCTACTGCCATATTTGCATTTCTATGTGCAATAATTACAGTTGGACTTATACTATGATATCCTCCACCAGCTGGATTTGTTCCATAAATTCCTACTATTACAGGAATTCCTAATTGTTGTAATTCAGCATTTCTAAAGAATGGAGTTCCTCCACCTCTTCTATTAGGATAAACTTTATTTTGTTCATCAAATTTAACACCACTACAATTTAATACATACACTAAAGGAATTCTTAAAGTTTTTGCTGTATCAGATGCTCTTAATAAGTTATCAGCTTGTCCAGCAACCCATGCTCCTGCTAATTTTTTATTGTCTGATGCTACTATTACAGCCCATTTTCCATTTATTCTTCCTAATCCTTTAACTATTCCTGTTGAACCATTAGCATTTCCTTCAGGATTATAAATAGTATTTAAAGGGCACCAAGTTCCTTTATCTACTAAAGCAGCTATTCTTTGTAAAGCTGTCATTTGTCCTGATTCATTTAAAGATTCGTCAGTACGTCCTTCAGACTGAACAGTTTTTATTGTTTCATGTATATCAAGTTCTATAGCTTTTAAAGCTTCAGTATTTTCAGAATTTGCTGTTGCTAAAGGCTTTCCAACTGTTGGCATATTTTGAAAATATCTTGGCATTGAATAATTATTCATTTATTTCCTCCTAAATTTATAACATTATATTTTTAAAGAAATTATTTTTCTTCTACTGGAACTTTAATGAATGCTTGTCCTGGATCTATTTCTTCTCTTATCATTTTTATTACTTCAGGTGATGGAGCTTCTAATGGAACTGCTCTAGATACATCAATATCAAATCCTGTATTTTCTTTTACATCTTCTGGAGAAGAAGTTGGATAATATCCTGCAAGATACATACGTTTAGTTTCTTCATCAAATTTTAATATTCCTCTATCTGTAACAACCATTATAGGTCCTCTATTTCCTGGTAATCCTACTTTTTCACGTCCACCAGGTCCATCCATCCATCCTGGAGAAGTTATATAGTCAACTTTATCTATAAATCTTCTTTTTTCATGTTGCATCATTATTATAGTATTAGCATATGTTGCTATTCCATTAGCTCCTCCTGAACCAGTGAATCTAGTTTTTGGATGATTATAATCTCCTATTGAAGTTGAGTTAACATTTCCATATGGATCTATTTGAGCTCCTCCAATAAATGCAACTAATCTGCTTTCATCATGTAACCATTCATTTGCTTCAAATCCTATGAAACGAATATTAGGCCATTGTACTGAACAGTGAGCCATAAATCTATTATCTCCAACACTTCTTGGTACTTCTATTGGATTACAATCCATAAGTCCGCTTTCAACTATAATATTGCATTCAGGTGCAAATACTTTTTTAGCGACAGAAGCTCCAATTAATGGAAGTCCAGTTCCAACTATAACTATTTGTCCATTTTTTATTT
The DNA window shown above is from Fusobacterium perfoetens ATCC 29250 and carries:
- a CDS encoding transposase — protein: MTLPLKDFFGRLISHITPKHFKMIRKYDIYSKNNKTKKIKILRFNFFRKNFFK
- a CDS encoding 2-hydroxyacyl-CoA dehydratase subunit D, whose product is MTRIEELLNSFKEVAYHPEKQMAKYKTEGKKIIGCFPYYVPEEIVYAAGMVPFGVWGTHGTISRAKEYFASFYCTIAQMSLEMALEGKLDGLSGVILSSMCDTLRPLTQNFKVAIPQLPFMFLAHPQNRKPEYGIKYTMNEFGRLKGQLEEIAGHKIENDKMYEAFKVYNESRAVRREFVKLAGKHPEAVSAVNRSAVLKSAFFMLKDEHTAMLKELNAELAKLPEVKWNGVKVLTSGIIMDNPTLLGLFDEYKIAIVADDVAQESRAIRTDVPMDIEDPIRALAVQFANQDNDTILYDPLIEERPKYVAREAKEAGADGVVVVMMQFCDPEEMEYPSLRKALNEAGLPHIKFGFDQQMVDFGQARTSLQAFAESL
- a CDS encoding 2-hydroxyacyl-CoA dehydratase subunit D → MSEVNKPVEEKKPAKVVLRELVEREVYQAAWEAKKKGEPVGWSSSKFPSEICEALGLKLVYPENQAAAIGAKHGGERMCEHAEAMGFDNDICAYARINLAYAAGYEAEEKPMPQPDFVLCCNNICNCMTKWYENLARMHNIPLIMIDVPYSNTREVSQAQVDYLRGQFDEAIEKLEKIAGRKMDMKKFEEACENANRSAKAWLKVCSYLQYKPAPFAGFDLFNHMADIVTARAKKSTAEAFEALAAELEENVKTGKSTWKYDENYRIMFEGIPCWPQLQKLFAPLKEKGINTTAVVYAPAFGFVYNNMDELMRAYCVAPNSVCLEKGVEWRETLCKENHVDGILVHYNRSCKPWSGYMPEMERRFRKDLGVAVAGFDGDQADPRNFSDEQYRTRVEGLFEVMEANKAKRLAKEGGDK
- the hgdC gene encoding (R)-2-hydroxyglutaryl-CoA dehydratase activase HgdC, which encodes MYTMGIDIGSTASKSVILKDGKEIISKAVINVGAGTSGPGRVIEEVTKKVGLKREDIDCVLATGYGRNSLLEWADYQMSELSCHAKGANYLFPNVRTVIDIGGQDAKVLKVGPNGILINFVMNDKCAAGTGRFLDVMAKVLEVKVSDLQTLSAESTKDVSISSTCTVFAESEVISQLAKGTDKRDIIRGIHRSVAGRVGGLAKRVGLEDDLVMTGGVALNGGVVKAMSEELGKEVKTSPLTQYTGAIGAALFAYQKIQRSE
- a CDS encoding acyl-CoA carboxylase subunit beta; this translates as MNNYSMPRYFQNMPTVGKPLATANSENTEALKAIELDIHETIKTVQSEGRTDESLNESGQMTALQRIAALVDKGTWCPLNTIYNPEGNANGSTGIVKGLGRINGKWAVIVASDNKKLAGAWVAGQADNLLRASDTAKTLRIPLVYVLNCSGVKFDEQNKVYPNRRGGGTPFFRNAELQQLGIPVIVGIYGTNPAGGGYHSISPTVIIAHRNANMAVGGAGIVGGMNPKGFIDMESAEQIAEATTKAGKQNPPGSVSIHFNETGFMREVYQEELGVIEGIKKYIDMLPTYDLEFFRVDTPKAPKYSAEDLYSIVPINQKKTYDIYEVIARLFDNSEFTEYKKGFGPEIVTGMAKVNGLLVGVVANVQGLLMKYPEYKENSIGIGGKLYRQGLIKMNEFVTLCGRDKLPIVWIQDTSGIDVGDDAEKAELLGLGQSLIYSIENSNVPQFEVTLRKGSAAAHYVLGGPQGNNTNVFTVGTAATEMYVMNGETASIAMYSRKLAKDKKAGKDLQPTIDKMNALIDKFTAESRPKACAVAGMVDEIVDMTMIRPYIEAFVEAAYQNPKAICAFHQMLLPRATRDFDNYTKK
- the gctB gene encoding glutaconate CoA-transferase subunit B translates to MADYTNYTNKEMQAVTIAKQIKNGQIVIVGTGLPLIGASVAKKVFAPECNIIVESGLMDCNPIEVPRSVGDNRFMAHCSVQWPNIRFIGFEANEWLHDESRLVAFIGGAQIDPYGNVNSTSIGDYNHPKTRFTGSGGANGIATYANTIIMMQHEKRRFIDKVDYITSPGWMDGPGGREKVGLPGNRGPIMVVTDRGILKFDEETKRMYLAGYYPTSSPEDVKENTGFDIDVSRAVPLEAPSPEVIKMIREEIDPGQAFIKVPVEEK